In Pseudoliparis swirei isolate HS2019 ecotype Mariana Trench chromosome 22, NWPU_hadal_v1, whole genome shotgun sequence, the DNA window ATCCAGCAGCCTCACAGAAACGACTCGCTCAGACAGCTGCGACGGGTTCTCTTCAGAgagaaatgaaaaatgaaaaaggccTCGCTGATTCAACAGTTTGTTGAATAACGATAAACAATGGTCAGATTTTAAACAGTATGTACAGAAGCAAATAGAAACTAAACCCTTTGATTGAACAAGTGGTTAAATCTATTTCTGCACCAACAATACCTCGTATGAATAGAAATATTCCTAATTTCAGAATAACACAAAACCTAAAAAGTAAAACGGTATGGTCTTCTTCAAAACTGatcaacaacacaaaaaaccTCTAATAAGCCATGAGGAGAGTCTCGTATCTCACCCTTCTCAAACGCAGTGACGGTGACTTCAAAAGACTCAATGGTCTCTCTGTCCAACTTGTCTCTGGTCCTGATCTCTCCTGTGGCAGCATCGATCTGCAGCCAGCCGCGAGTGTCACCGTCCATCCTAAAACTGCACCACACACCAGAGCAatcacacacaaagatacacacacaaacagagcagATATTATAATTAGAATCAATAGTCTGTTTCAGGTTCATGTTATAGTCCGAACAGTATCAGCAACGTTAAAAACAAAGCCATTCCTtagaagtgtgtgtttgagtcttcTATCATACAGTTCTACTGAAGATCAACGTGGACATATAGGCTACTTAGTGGACATATAGGCTACTTAGTGGACACATAGGCTACTTAGTGGACACATAGGCTACTTAGTGGACATATAGGCTACTTAGTGGACATATAGGCTACTTAGTGGACACATAGGCTACTTAGTGGACATATAGGCTACTTAGTGGACATATAGGCTACTTAGTGGACATATAGGCTACTTAGTGGACATATAGGCTACTTAGTGGACATATAGGCTACTTAGTGGACACATAGGCTACTTAGTGGACATATAGGCTACTTAGTGGACATATTAGGGTACTTAGTGGACATATAGGGTACTTAGTGGACATATAGGGTACTTAGTGGACATATAGGCTACTTAGTGGACATATAGGCTACTTAGTGGACACATAGGCTACTTAGTGGACATATTAGGGTACTTAGTGGACATATAGGGTACTTAGTGGACATATTAGGGTACTTAGTGGACATATAGGGTACTTAGTGGACATATTAGGGTACTTAGTGGACATATTAGGGTACTTAGTGGACATATAGGGTACTTAGTGGACATATTAGGGTACTTAGTGGACACATAGGGTACTTAGTGGACATATTAGGGTACTTAGTGGGTGAAGTTTTCATTTGAGTACACACATCGGTGCTGCTTTGGTAGTTACACCAAAAACAAGAAATTACTAAACATATGATAAAATAATGGCATTAATAGCTGTGTGAGAGTGAAGTTGCCTCAATTCTGTTTAAGATTCTTAGTTAGTGGCAATAATCCAAATGAGCGAGCTGCGTGAGGAACATGGCGGTGCAACATGGCCGACACCGGGAAGTGTTACTTTAATTGtgtctacatatatatgtttattgtttactgTACAATACCACAAATTTCCACTTTGGACACAATAAAGTTTTCTAAAGTCAAAGGTGGCCTTCGACGAACTGCACCTTGATCTAAAGATCATAAGCCTAGAGTTATTCTATATGTCTACAGCTGTCAATTCGTTCTTGGTTTTGGTATTTGGGTTTTATTTGCTTACCTTTGCATGTGTTCTCTTATTTCTCTGTGCGTACCTGATCTCTTTGCCCTCGGGGTCCTTCGCCtccacagtgagcagcactGAGCCCTTGGTGGTGTTTTCAGGCACAGTCACATCCAGGATGTCCAGACTGAACTCTGGAGCCTCGTCTACGTctgtgagagacacagagacgaaGGCCGTGGACTCGCCGCCGTACTCCAGACCCGTCATCAGCGGCTCTGGGTTACGAGCATCAATCTGGATCTTGTAGGTTGCAGAGGACTCGAAGTCTAGAGGCTGTTAGGAGACAAGCAGGCTGGTTGGAAAAAGAATACTTTGAAGGTCACGACAAAGATGTTTGAGGTGTAGGTACTCTCTGCTTATCCAAGACTGTTTACATCCAACAGGCAGCAATACCCAGACAAATAGTAAACCGTATTATTATATACACAAGTAGTAAGAATCCAAATCCACCGGCTATAGAATTAGAAACAGTATTCAGGACGATTTTTATAAATACATCtatgaaataatacattttgGGTTTCTAATGTTTCTGTGATATTGCAAACTATTTTGATATTAAATTACTTTGCTTCTCAAACGTGAGAATTTGCAGCTTTTCCATTTCATGTCATTACAAATTTGACAACTTTTAGTTTTGGACGAAACCAGACATTTTAAGGGAAAACGGTCCCTATTTTTTTAGATACCgtaaatatattaatacaaataaataaaacaaaaagaatgGAAATAAACATTAGTTGCAACCCCTTATAAGAGTATatcacataaataaaaaaaatacaccatGAGACTTCACTTTGTATGGTAAAGAGGGACCTTGAATGTTTAAAGATCAAAGTTAgtgagtatgtatgtatgaaatatgaaataataatctgtgtatgtttgtgtcagGATGCCGAGAATGGAGATACGATACCTTAACTACGACCAGATGGCCGACGCCGTTGCCGTCGCTCTCCACAGCAAAAATTCCCTCGTCGTCGCCGGCAGAGATGTGGAAGTTGATCAGGGAGCTGCCGCTGTCTGGGTCATCAGCGTCCGTGGCTCTGACGCTCAGCACCGTGTGTCCCACGGGAGTGTCCTCTGCCAGAGGGGGACTGTCGTACTGCgggcagacacagagacatgaagaacACCAGCCAACCAGCACGAGATATCAGAGGCGGGAAGTGGTTCCCATACTCACATCCTTCTTCTCGAACAGAGGCATCTCGTTGTTGACGTCGATGACCTTGACGACGACCTTACATTCTGTGCTGAAAACTGTGATACAAAAAGTACTCAGAGTTAAAACAGACTCTATTCACAGGTGTGCTGCATCCTACGGTTCGTGTGCTACCTAGGTCGGTGACTCTGACGTTGAGGTCGTACGCCTGGTGGTCTCTTCGCTGCAACACGCGCAGGGCCTGGATTCTTCCAGAAGCAGCGTCGATGGCGAAGGCGTCGGGTGAGGTGAGCGGATTTTGGGACACGATGGTGAAAGTCAGCTGAGAGTTCAGTGTCCCGACTTGATCGTCATCATGGGCCAACAGTTGTCCGATTAGGCTGCCTGCAACCACACATATtataagaggaagaaaaaacaaatgaatatattattatttgttattcttAATAtgttatttaggtatttttagaGTTTGAcaagaaatacaaccttcaaaagtaagaatacaacattaaaataattcTTAAAAAACAACCATCCATCTagccaagaagggccataagttaacacacacataaaaatgtttaagcaggaaaataattgtaaataaggaaacacaacaatcaaaacaaccatgcaacacttcgccaacgttgtcagtcaatcatcaattcggtccaacaaacagatctcTAGTATTTTTAGGAGGTACCTGTCGTTTCCTGTTATTCCTTCTGGTAGATAACCCAAATAGAGTGATTTGCATGTCAATTTAATCTGTTGTCCCAGAATGTGTTGCATAATTGTCCAAGTGCTCTCCCAGAATGTTTGTATTTTGGGGAAACTCCAGAAGAAGTGGTGGTGATTCGCTGTCCCCTCCCGGCAATTTCTCCAGCATGTAATATTTGCAGTAGTTTGGTAGGTCTTTATTTTAAGGGTAATAAAGACATGAATAAGGTGCTTCCAGCTGAATTCACGCCAGTacatcaaacaggaagtagaaaacACGGTTTCACGCACATTCTCCCATTGCTGACTGGGTATCTCATCTTCTAGTTCTTTCTCCCATCTTTCCTTGATATATGTTTGAGCCTATTATTTGCCTACACCCGATAGGCAAACCACTCAAATAAAGCTGGACTCAAACTTTCCATGCATTGCTCACTGACTGCACTGTagttataaaacaataatacaacATAACGTACATACCATGTTCCATTTAGCATTCAATCATTTTTACTTTTGGTACTCTAAGTACATTTTAATGCTAATAACTTTGGACTTTTAATGCAGGATTTGGAGAGATCAAATTAAAAGCAAAATAATAGAACTCTCAGAACACTGTTGGCTGATTGCGGCGTCGTCCTAACCTTCGAGCGCACGTCACAAGCTCGACGCCATGAATGTGtaagaatcacacacacacacacatcttaccTACAGGCTCGTGTTCCTGCACCTCAAAAACACTCTCCTCATCTGCACACACTGGGGCGTTGTCGTTCACGTCCTCCACCAAGACTTGGATCTCCATGGGTGGATCCACCTGTTTGTCCTCGTGATCTACTGCAAACACCACGAGGACGTACTGAAACACAACCAACGCAAGTTCAAGGGCCGATCCTGAGAagtgagttgttgtttttatatggGATCAAATAGATTCATTCATCAAACCAAGCATGTATTGTGTACCATGTCTTTCTCTTCTCTGTCCAGCTCCTCTGTCAGATGTATTTCTCCATCTTCTGTGATCTGGAAGGGGAACTTCAGCTCTCGTTCTTTCTGCACCAACGAGTACACGGCGTTGGGCTCATTGGACTGGACCTGGATCCCAAAAGTGAGGAAAGAGGGCAGAGTAGGAAGGTTATTTACTGGATATAGAGGAGGTAAAGTTAGTGTGTTACTGTACGTTAACGTGGCTGCATTTGTGAGATGTGTGCAGAGTTTACATCCCGCCACACCTTTGCGATGACCAGAGGGTACGTTTCCTTTAAGTGCTCTCTGACTGTTACAGGTCCAGGATTGACCCACAGGTTTTGCTGCACGACAATGTGCACTCTGGTGTTTCCACTCAGCGCGGCCTGCGAAGCTCCTCCCAGGTCCTGAACGCGCACAATGAGGGTGTAGTCTGGGTCATCCAGGGGGTCcatattcctcctcctcttttctgacAGCACAGAGAAAAAATGAAAGTTGCAATTTGAGCCGTCGTGCaggcaagaaaaagaaaaaggttggAGAGTGGGACATGAACAAAGTTATCAGTAGATATCTAATTTTGGAAAACTGAGTTGTGGCCGTTTAACCAACTGAACTCATCAACTCAACATCCAAGAGGTCACACGGGTCACTAACCACCGGGCAGTTGTTTCTGCATTACAGTCTGTGTTCATCTTCATTGACACCATCCGTCACTCTTACACACTCTGGCTTTTACACACCACAAATCCCCTCGCTTAAGGTCACGCATGACTTTTAAGATTTTTTAGAAACATTCGTCTCAAAATAAACACAAGTATGTGTACTGCAGATTAGAGGCTCTCAATTTATATGATGATATTTGATCTTGTTCTACTGGATACAAACCTGCTCGCTCCACACAGGTGAAGAAGGGGTTTTCTTCAAAGGGGATGTTCTGCACTGGACAGTAATCGTTAAACTTTATCCTCAGAGCATCAAGGCTTTGATCTTCTCCTCTGGCGTACCGGATGCCTTCTCTGGCTTTAAGCATCTGTGTCCCTGTTAAAGAACACAACATGTCAAATATTGTTCAggaggctgtccaacagctcaCAGATGTAAAACAGGCATCTTCAAACACTCTCattgtgctcacacacactcaaagcatCAGTGATCAGCATCACGCGACACATTCAGACAATCTGCCTCCAATCAGCGTTCATCGTGAGCACACGAGATGAGCCGTGTAATCTGGATTTACAGTGGCTCTATGCGGACACATTAAAGGCAGAGATGGACAGATTGCACACATTCCCGCAGACGGTGCACCTAGTTCTCCTATCACCTGCTTCTGTGGTGGAGATCTCTCCAGTGTTGGGGTCGATCTGAAACAGGGCGATGTGCTGGTGGTTGGGGATCTGGCTGACCAGGCTGTAGCTCAGATGAGCGTTGGGAGTCTCTGGGTCGTCCTGATCCAACGCAAAGACGCGAGTAAATGGGATACcttgaaaaacaaagaaaaccgATGTTAAAGTCTCACCACAGTGAGAAGACAACCTGGGTATGATTAAACAGAGACGTATAATGACTGTCTGTCAGTGAACTACATGGAATATACTGCTTAACccagatgcatgctgggaatcATTTACAGGGCAGCCTAGTTGTTTTCCCttcattttaatatattgtCACTCTTTCTCAATCTCAATCTCTTTCTTGACCTATCACATTGACCATTAAGCCACCGTGATCTCTTTTTAAAGTTAGTCTATTACTGCATCATAATGCAGCTGTAAAAAGGGGATTTTTTTCTGATTGATGCATCTAAGACGCATGGAGGTGATGCAATACACAGTCTTTAGTGATTTCATACAATTACACTGAGGTGGCACTAACGCATCAGAGATGCAGCCGCGGGGTGGGTAGAATCATGGTCCCTGATATCGTATattctcaataataataattcttagGCAGGTGTCGACATTTTTATCATGCCAGGTGTTTCCTCTCTTTATGCATAATACACACCCGCTGGATTGTTTTCTCTGACAACAGCGGTGTAGACGCTCTGGTTGAAGAATGGagcgttgttgttgacgtccaACACATTTATTGTCACATGAACTGGGCCTTCCACAACTTCATCGTCTGCCAGCGCCTCAACCTGGATATCGCCGCACACAGAAACACCAGTATGTATGAATACATTTACTGCTGCTATATTGCTAAAGTCAGTTTTTCTGTGTATACGAAGAGAAAGGACAACCGTACCAAGATGATGTAATGGTCTTCTCGAGCCCAGTCCAGGGGCAACTCCAGGTACAGCCAACCGTCCTTTGAAATCTTAATGTCTGCCTGACCTTCTCCACTCAACCTGAAACTATTAACTTCCGGATGGGTCACCTGAAACTGTAGAGTGAAAGATGGAGGGCAGACATATGATATGAGACCATTACAGATGAATGTAAAGCCTTTTAACACCACATTCATCACAGacaaaaggaaacaaaataaaatagttcAGTAGTTTTAAATCTAGGGGCCGTGTCCTCCAAAAGAGTATCATAATATGTGTGTGACTTGAGATACTTAAGGAAAATCAAAGCTGTGCTCTCCACATAattttttacaacttttttctAATATTTGTGAAGCTTTTTGTTAAATATTGAAGAATGGTTTTTTTCTGGGATTCAAATGTGAACAGTTTACCTGAGAAATTACTCTTTGGTGTTTTAATGGGAAAccttgatttaaaaagaaatgcatAAAAGCTGTCAGACtaatgtagtggagtaaaagcTACAATATT includes these proteins:
- the cdh17 gene encoding cadherin-17 produces the protein MTPMIHLLLVPLLFSIAGGKDLEEKKGPLENTELDVPEGTPVPYAIYQFQVTHPEVNSFRLSGEGQADIKISKDGWLYLELPLDWAREDHYIILVEALADDEVVEGPVHVTINVLDVNNNAPFFNQSVYTAVVRENNPAGIPFTRVFALDQDDPETPNAHLSYSLVSQIPNHQHIALFQIDPNTGEISTTEAGTQMLKAREGIRYARGEDQSLDALRIKFNDYCPVQNIPFEENPFFTCVERAEKRRRNMDPLDDPDYTLIVRVQDLGGASQAALSGNTRVHIVVQQNLWVNPGPVTVREHLKETYPLVIAKVQSNEPNAVYSLVQKERELKFPFQITEDGEIHLTEELDREEKDMYVLVVFAVDHEDKQVDPPMEIQVLVEDVNDNAPVCADEESVFEVQEHEPVGSLIGQLLAHDDDQVGTLNSQLTFTIVSQNPLTSPDAFAIDAASGRIQALRVLQRRDHQAYDLNVRVTDLVFSTECKVVVKVIDVNNEMPLFEKKDYDSPPLAEDTPVGHTVLSVRATDADDPDSGSSLINFHISAGDDEGIFAVESDGNGVGHLVVVKPLDFESSATYKIQIDARNPEPLMTGLEYGGESTAFVSVSLTDVDEAPEFSLDILDVTVPENTTKGSVLLTVEAKDPEGKEISFRMDGDTRGWLQIDAATGEIRTRDKLDRETIESFEVTVTAFEKENPSQLSERVVSVRLLDVNDNFPILMETQAFICVKKPEPITLKAQDSDSAPFSGPFTFAFAHGKKSPNWELKSVDGTTATLTLKKTPSEDKTFTIPINIKDNAGMGVTQSFEVRVCSCTELGYCYMAPVERSLGYGIGATVGILGGTLGFCLIVFFIVIRKKKEEKKTNQTEEEERNAIM